The genomic stretch CAACCGGGCAAAGACAAATAACTGAAAAAGATAAAATATTATGAATGAAGGTAAAATAATTTCTGTCCAGGGGCCGGTGGTTGACGTAAAATTCGGCGAAGACGACGTCCTGCCGAAAATCTATGAATTGCTCGCCGCCGAAACTTATGACAAGCGTAATGTCCCGCTTGAAGTCATAGAACATCTTACCGGAAATGTCGCCCGATGTATTGCCTTAAAGCAGACCCACGACCTTCAACGTAACAGCCCGGTAAAAGCCAGCGGCGCGGCCATCAAAGTCCCTGTCGGCAAAAACATATTCGGCCGCCTTATGAATGTCCTGGGTGAACCGATTGATAAGCGCGGCGAGATTAAGACGGAAGAGTATCTCCCTGCCAGGCGACAGAAAGACCTGACTGTCCGTGTTACCCACCGAGGACTTAAAAACGAATTTATCGAAACCGGCATGAAAGTAATTGACCTTTTGTTCCCCCTGGTTAAAGGCAGCAAATCCGGGCTTCTGGGTGGCGCCGGCCTTGGCAAGACCCAGCTCGTTTTGGAAATCATCCATAACATCACGGAAAAACAGGAAGCCATCGCCATATTTACCGGTGTGGGCGAACGCATCAGGGAAGGAAACGAACTTTATTACGAATTCGAAAGCCGTAAAATGCTGGATAAAGTCATCCTGGTTTTCGGGCAGATGAACGAATCGCCCGGCGCCCGTTTTGAAGTATCTCAAACCGGCGTGACTATTGCCGAACACTTTCTGGAAAGCGGTAAAGATGTCCTCTTCTTCGTGGATAATATTTTCCGTTTCGTCCAGGCTGGGAGCGAACTTTCCACCCTGATGGGACGCACCCCTTCGGAAACCGGCTACCAGCCAACTTTATTGTCAGAGATGAGCAGTTTCCAGGAACGTATCCGTTCCACTTCCCAGGGTTCGATTACCGCCATCGAAGCCGTCTATGTGCCCAGCGACGACCTTTCCGACCAGGCCGTGGTCTGCACCTTTGGTTATCTTGATTCCATCATCGTGCTCTCGCGTGAAAAAGTCCAGGCTGGCCTTTATCCGGCGGTTGATCCCCTGGCTTCTTCCAGTTTCTCGCTTTCCCCGGAAGTCGTGGGCTTGAGGCATTATCGTATTGCCATGGATGTCCTAAAGATTCTCAATAAATATGAAGAGTTAAAACGTATCGTCGCGGTCATCGGCTTGGAAGAAATTTCCAAGGAAGACCGCCTGACTTACGAGCGCGCCCGGAAACTGCTTAACTTCCTCACCCAGCCGTTTTTCACCAGCGAAATGTATACCGGCAAAAAAGGCGAATACGTGCCTCTGGAAAAGACGCTTGACGGCTGCGAAAAAATCGCCTCGGGCGAATTAGATAAAACACCGGTGGACAGCTTCTATATGATCGGCGCGGTCTAGAACTGCGACAGGAATCCGATGTGGTTCTCCGTGAAAAGCCTGATATCGTTGATATGATACTTTAACATGGCGATTCTTTCCACTCCCATGCCGAAGGCAAAGCCGGTGTATTTTTCCGAATCATAGCCGACATTTTCCAGGACATTCGGATGGACCATCCCGGAGCCCAGTATTTCTATCCAGCCTTCGCCATGGCAGGTAGGGCAGGGTTCATTTTTCTCATTTACTTTTTTGCCACTACATATAATACAGGTGATATCCACCTCGGCGCTCGGCTCGGTGAATGGGAAAAACGACGGACGGAAGCGCATCTCGGTTGCCGCCCCGAAAGCCTCTTTGCAGAATACATCGAGAATCCCTTTAAGATGCGTAAAGGCAATTCCTTCTCCGACCATCAATCCTTCCACCTGGTGGAACATCGGGAAATGCTTGGGGCTGGGTTTATCCGGGCGGAAGACCTTGCCAGGCACAAGCACCTTGATGGGCGGCTTCCTGTTTTGCATCACCCTTATCTGGACAGGGGAGGTGTGGCTCCTTAAAAGCCACTTCCCATGCTTGGCCGATGGGTCATCGGTTTTTACATTAAGGTAAAAAGTGTCAAAGGCATCCCGTGAAGGATGGTTAAGCGGAATATTCAAAGCCGTGAAATTGTGGTATTCGTCCTCTATTTCCGGTCCGTAAGCGATTTCAAATCCCATCCGGGAGAAAATCCCACAGATATCGGCAAGCGTGCGGTAAACCGGATGCTGCCGTCCGATATTTTTATCCTCTCCGGGCAGGGTAAAATCCGGCAAATCTCCGGAAGCCTGGGGAACTGATTTTAAGCTTGGTTCAGTTTCCGCTATCTTTTGGGTCAGGAGATTCTTAAACTCGTTAATCAGGCGTCCGGCCTGCCCCTTTTCCTCGTTAGAAAGTTGCGGGATGCGGCCGGTCAGGTCGCGCAGGATACCTTTCCTTCCCAGGTATTTGGTGTTAAAGGAATCAAGCGCGGCGGAATCCTTCACTGCGCCAAGTTCCCTTAAAGCATTCTCTTTAACGGATTCTAAAACCTCTTGGAAACTCATAATGGAATTAATTTATATTATCTATTTCTCTGCTGGTCAAGGAAATTCGTTGCCACCAAGGCACGAAGGCACTAAGTACGGCAAATCATAATTAGGTGCCCGAAATCAGAGTGTAGCGTCCCGATGGATATCGGGGCATCTGTGTCCCGACGTAACGTCGGGGCGCTGCTTTGTAAGGACATGCATAGATCTTTTTGGATACTTATTTATGATTTGCTGTGCTAAGAAGATAAAGAAGAAAATTAAATTTCTCTTTGTGTCTTGGTGGCTAAGGGAAAAAGATTGACAAACCCACTTCATAAGGATATTATGTAGTAATCAATAACGATTAAGGAGGATGTTTTATGAAGCGTTTATGCACGATACTGTTTGTGGGAATGATTGCCTTATTCTTGACTGGTTGCGTGGTTTATTCCCATCCGGCTCACTACCCGACAACCACTCACTTCGTTTACACGGATATGGAATGGGTCGTCTGGAATTATTACGATTGGGATTACGATACGGTCGTCAGAATCCATTCATACAACTATTCACCGGAGTATGTCAACCTGATTCTTTTCCTGGCGTATCACAGCCACGTCGACCCGGTGCTTATCATAGGTTGGCACAGGGAAGGCGTTTCCTGGGTGGAAATCACCACGCGCCGCCTGAGGCTTGACCCGGTGATTTTCTTCGCACATATTCCTCCTGATACAAAACTCGGGTCGCCTTACGGGAAGGCATACGGCCATTACTGGAAGAATCCGCGCGCCATTGTTCTGACCGAACACGATATGATAAACCTGGTGCACCTCAAGGTAACCTGCGAGGCGTTCCACATACAACCCGTAGATGTCATCAGGCATCACGAACGTGGTGACGATTTCAATAGAATAGTCCGGCGGGAGATTGATTCGGACAGGAAAATAAAATCAGTCAAGGGGCATGAATGGGATAAACATTCTTACGAACAGGATAAAGAAAAGCACGGCAATAATCGCCCCGGAAAAGACAAGCCGGGCAGGGAAAATAAGCCTGACAAGGACAAACCGCATCAAGGCAAATCGGATAAGGTTGAGCCGGGCAAAGACAAGCCTACCAAGAATGATTCCGGCAGTCCCGACAACGGTCGGGATAAACCCGGTAAGGACAAGCCAGGTAAGGATAAACCGGATAAGGACGATAAAGACCACGGCAAAGGTAAGGATAAGAAATAAATTCAATGTTGTTATTCGGAACGGCAGGAGTACCCCGCTCCTCTAAAGAAGGAAATACCATTTCCGGTATCGAGCGCATCAAGGAGCTCGGTCTCGATGCCATGGAGCTCGAATTTGTCCACGGGGTAAATCTCTCATCTCAGCTTGCGGAAAAAGTCCGTGAAGCCAAAGAGCGCCTCGGTATCCGCCTGACCTGCCATGCTCCGTATTTCATTAATCTAAATTCAGACGAGAAGCCAAAATACGAAGCCAGCATCAAGCGCATTATGGATAGCGCCAGAATCGGCTTTATAGCGGGAGTGGAAAACGTTACCTTCCACGCCGGGTTTTACCAAGGGGGCGAACCGGAAGCGGTATATCAGAAGATTAAAGGCGGATTTGAGAAAATACTGAATGGCTTGGCTAAAGAGAAAATCAAAATCAGGCTTACTCCTGAACTTACCGGAAAGGGTAGCCAGTTCGGGTCACTTGAAGAGTTATTGAGATTGGCAAGTGAATTGGCTCGTGGTGAGCTAGCCGAATCCATTGGCGTTGGCTTATGCCTGGATATCTCCCATCTGCACGCCAGAAGCGGCGGCGCGTTTAATACCAGGGCGGAATTTGACAGCGTCTGGAAACAGATTAAAAAGTCGCTGGGCGCGAAGGGGCTGGAAGACATACGAATTCATATTTCCGGCATCAGGTATTCGGCTAAGGGCGAGTTAGAGCACCTTAACTTGAAAGATAGCGATTTTAATTATAAGGATTTTGTCGAGTCTTTGAAAGCGAATAAAATCGGCGGTATCGCCATCTGCGAAAGCCCGAACCTTGAAGGCGATGCCCTGATGCTTAAGAAACTTTATACGCAAAGGTAGGTATGTAGGCTTATTATAGACCTCTTTTATCTCAAATCCGTTTATATTAATATTTAATCGTAGAAATAGAACTTAAAGGAAAATGCTGGGACGGCTCTGCCTGGCGTATCTCAAGAATACATCCCCTCATGAATCCTGCTGTTAGCTTTCCCCCTAACACCAATAAATACAAGCTGTTATAAAGAGGGGGGCTACCCCTACACCCTTGTATTAGTATTCCTACACTCTGCTAACCTAAGGCCTTAACCTGGCTAACCTAACTCCTACACCTGGCTAACCTAAGGCATACACCTTGCTAACCTAACCCATTAACCTCGATAACCTAACTCCTGCACCTTGATAATCTTACCTAATACACCCCCTAAAAAATAAAGCTCCCTGCCTTGCCCTATTCCCTATGGGGGCTGTCTTGCAAAGGTTTGCCCGGATGATGGAGGGGGTAGCCCGGAACATTCCCCCTATGTTCGCCCTTATGGTTCAGAATGACACTTTTAATATGGCCTAAATGGGAATTTTATGAACAGGCTCTTTAGTTCCAACATCTTATATAACAAAGAGTTATCGTTTGTTTCCATGCTTGACTATGTGCCATTCTATACTATCCCCGAACTCTTAGGACGTCGCTTCGCTACGCATTAAGACACCGGAACAGTTAAACGACTGTTCAGACTTGTTAAAGCTTTACTTGACATTTGAAGTTTATTATTGTAAGTTTGCATTGTAATTGCAAATATACAAGTAAAGGGTAATATGAGTAAGGCATAAGTAAAAGCGTTCCCTTTTAGTGATTTTATAGGGATGATATAATTCATCCTGTTTGATAACAGATTATGAAATTCCTGATTACAGCCGGGCCGACACGCGAGCCGATTGACGCGGTGCGCTATATCTCCAACTTCTCCTCAGGCAAGATGGGCTACGCGCTGGCAAAGGAGGCGGTAAAGAGAGGGAATAAAGTAATATTGATAAGCGGCCCTGTAGCCACGGAGACACAGAGCTCACAGAGAAAAGCATCTGTAAGTTTAATAAAAGTGGAAACAACAGAACAGATGCGCAAGACGGTTCTTAAATACATTCCAAAGGCGAATTGCCTGATAATGGCCGCGGCTGTGAGCGATTACCGCCCGGCTCACACACTCCAAGGCAAAATGAAGAAAACACAGGATAAAATCAGCCTCAAACTGGTGCGCAACCCCGATATACTTAAAGAAATCGGCGCCAAAACCCGAAATAAGATATTAGTGGGGTTTGCGCTGGAGACAAAGAATCTCCTTAAATACGCCCGCGCCAAGGCGCGGGAAAAACGGCTGGATTATATCGTGGCTAATCCGGCGTCGGTTATCGGCAGGGATTCAAGCGATGCCATGGTCCTGGATAGCCAGGGCCGTATTATCAAGCAGTTCAGGCAAGCCTCCAAGGCAACCATTGCCAGATTTATTATAAGGCTGGCAGAAAAAAGTAGCGAGTAGCGAGGATGGAGTAGAGAGCCTTTCCTCAATACACGCTACACACTACTCGATACTTTTATATGTCCTTTTTCGAATCATTTATATTAGGCCTCATCCAGGGCATTGCCGAATTCCTGCCCATCAGCAGTTCGGGCCATTTGGCTATCGGCGAGGCGGTCTTCGGTATGAAAGACCCTGAGGCCAACCTTGCCTTTATCGTATTCCTCCATCTTGTTTCCGTCCTGGCAATCCTTGTCGCCTTGTTCGATGAGATAAAGGATATTATCTTTGGAATGAGGTTCAAGGCGGTTTTATGGGTAATAGTCGGGACGATTCCGGCCGGCGTTATCGGGCTCTTGTTTAATGATAAGGTGGATAAGTTATTCGACCCGGCGCATCTCTATCTGGTCGGGATAGCCTTAATCATTAACGGGTTTATCCTCCTGGCAGGCGAGATTAGCGGCTGGGGAGAAGGAGCCAGTGTGGATAAGGTCGGATTCAAGAATTCACTGCTTATCGGTATCGCGCAGGCAATCGCCATTATTCCGGGGATTTCGCGCTCCGGCTCGACCGTTTCAGGCGGGCTGGCCTTTGGCTTAAAGAAAAAGGACGCGGTGGTATATTCGTTTTTACTGGCGATTCCGGTGATTCTGGGCGCGGCATACCTGGAGCTTAAAGATTTCGGTAAATTTAAGGAGACTTTCCAGCCGATACCTATAATTACGGCAGGGATAACCTGCTTTATTACCAGCATTATCGCCATAAAGATTTTGATGCGGGTGGTGCAGAAAAGCAAACTGCATTACTTCAGCTTCTATTGCTTTTTCGCGGGCGCGGCAACGATAATCTGGTTTGTATTGAAGTAAAAAATGTCTAAAGAAGAGAACAATAAGAAATCCGTAGGCAAGCAAAGGCTATTAGGGGTATTCCTCTTTTGCTTCGGCTTGTTCCTGATGCTTTCGCTGGTGACGTATTCTCCGCATGATTATGCCGACGTGGCGTATCCGGTCAATAAGACCGTTGCCAACAAGGCCGGGAGCATCGGGGCGTTTCTGGCGTATTACGCGTTTCTCTTTTTCGGGATAGTGGCGTTTGTCGCAGCAATCTTTATCTCGTTCTGGGGAATCCTGCGTTTTGCCAAAAGGGAAATACCTTCCTTTGCCATTAAGATAGCCAGCCTGGCCATATTCATATTCTCGTCTTGCATGCTGGTGGCTTTGATGACGCCGGAGAGCTTCACGGCATGGAATTTATCCGTTAAGATGGAAAGCTTCGGCGGGTTTATCGGGCAGGCGTTAAGCTCGACTGCGACAGCATATTTCGGATATTTCGGCAGTTATATCCTGGCGTTATTCCTGATGGTGATTGCGGCGACGCTGGCAACCGATTGGATAGCTTATTACGTGGCGCTCTGGTTCTACCAGGCGGCCTTAAAGCCTTTGGGCGTGAAACTCATGGCGAAGATAGCCAATCGCTTTAAACCTAAGCCCGTGATTAACTTCCCCGCTCCGACTATCGGCTCGGGCGGCGGAACGGCCGTGATTACAGCCGCACCGGAAGGTGCGGATGATAAGGATGACTCCGCTGTCGCTACGGAGGATGAGGAAGAGAATAATATAGAGGAAGAAGAAACGAATGAGGATTCCGAAGAGGCCGAAGGGGTGACTTTCGGGGGAGAATTAGCGCCAGCGGCAACGGCAGATGTTCCCGCAGGGCCGAAGCCCAAAAAGGCGCCTAAGGCAGTGCAGCCGATTTCCGAGTTTATCCTGCCGCCGATTGATTTATTGGAAGATGCCGAGGCGCTGGATACCGCCAATGATGAGAAAGCCATACGGGATTGCATTCTGGTTATCGAATCCACTTTGAGCAACTTCGGCGTGGTGGCGCGGGTGACCCACGTGGAAAAGGGCCCGGTCGTGACGAGCTACGAAATAGAGTTGGGGCCGGGAATCAGCGTCCACAAGATTGCCGGGATGGCGGATGATTTCGCGATAGCGCTTAAGGCGCCTAATGTCCGGATCGTCGCGCCGATTCCGGGGAAATCAACCGTCGGGATAGAAGTGCCGAATGCCTTTAAGGGAATCGTCCGCGTCAAAGAGCTCCTGCTTGCCAATCCGGAAGCCAGCCAGAAAGCGGCGCTGCCTTTGTTTATCGGGAAAGACGCTTCGGGAGCGCCTTTGATTAAAGACCTGGCGGATATGCCGCATCTATTGATTGCCGGGACGACCGGCTCGGGAAAATCCATCTGCGTTTCCAGCATCATACTTTCGTTATTAATGACCAAGACGCCGGAGCAGATGAAGTTGCTTTTGATAGACCCGAAGATGGTCGAGCTTTCGGCGTTTAAGGATATCCCTCATTTAATCAGCCCGGTGGTGACGGATATGCGCCGCGCGCCGTTGGTTCTCAAATGGATTGTCCGGACGATGGATGAGCGATATGAACTTTTCTTAAGGACAGGCGTTAAGAAGATAGAAAGTTATAACCAGTTGAGCGAGGAGAAAATCAGGGAAAAGCTTTCCGAAGACGGCGAAGCGCCGGTGGATGTGCCGATACGCCTGCCGTATATCGTGGTCTTTATAGATGAACTGGCTGATTTGATGATGGCGGCATCGGACGATGTGGAAACGGCCATAACGAGGATATCGCAGAAATCCAGGGCGGTCGGGATTCATTTAGTGATGGCGACCCAGCGCCCGAGCGTGGATGTGATTACCGGACTGATTAAATCCAATATGCCGGCGAGGATTGCCTTTAAGGTAGCCTCCAAAATAGATTCGCGCACCATACTTGACCGGAACGGCGCGGAGAAACTGCTCGGACAGGGCGATATGCTGATGTTACAGCCTTCGTCAACCGACCTCATCCGCACGCAGGGGACATTTGTGAGCGAGAAGGAAAGCCGCGAGGTGATGAACTTCCTTAAGAAACAGCGCGAGCCCATCTTTGACGACGAATTGCTGGAGCTGGAAAATAAGGATGCCATGGAAGAAATCGAAGCCGACCCCTTATTTGAAGAGGCCGCCAAGATAGTGCTGGAGACCCAGCGCGGAAGCGTTTCGCTTATCCAGCGCCGCCTGGCAATCGGCTATACGCGCGCGGCAAGATTGGTTGACATGATGGCGCGGGTCGGAATCGTCGGCGCATACAAAAACAGCAAGGCGCGCGAAGTGGTAATGACCCTTGATGAATGGACCCAGCGGAAGAATAACTGATTGCTGCCCGCCTTGACCTTTCAAAACAACCTTCCAGAAACAGCTAATCCGGCTTGCTTACGGCAATATGGTCCATGATATTCAGCCAGATATTGTAATTAGTATCCGCGGTCAACGCGTATAGCGGGTTGACTTTCTGGACGTCCAGGATAAAGCCCAGGGCGAAGATGATATACATCCTTAAATCCATGTTCTGTTCGTTTTTATAGGCTTTAATGAGGGTATCCACGGATTCTTTATTGCCGACATAGGCCAGCCCGTGAGCGGCCCTTTGCAGTATCTGCATGGGCGCTTTTTTCTCCTTAAGGTGCTT from Planctomycetota bacterium encodes the following:
- a CDS encoding TIM barrel protein, producing the protein MLLFGTAGVPRSSKEGNTISGIERIKELGLDAMELEFVHGVNLSSQLAEKVREAKERLGIRLTCHAPYFINLNSDEKPKYEASIKRIMDSARIGFIAGVENVTFHAGFYQGGEPEAVYQKIKGGFEKILNGLAKEKIKIRLTPELTGKGSQFGSLEELLRLASELARGELAESIGVGLCLDISHLHARSGGAFNTRAEFDSVWKQIKKSLGAKGLEDIRIHISGIRYSAKGELEHLNLKDSDFNYKDFVESLKANKIGGIAICESPNLEGDALMLKKLYTQR
- a CDS encoding F0F1 ATP synthase subunit beta, which produces MNEGKIISVQGPVVDVKFGEDDVLPKIYELLAAETYDKRNVPLEVIEHLTGNVARCIALKQTHDLQRNSPVKASGAAIKVPVGKNIFGRLMNVLGEPIDKRGEIKTEEYLPARRQKDLTVRVTHRGLKNEFIETGMKVIDLLFPLVKGSKSGLLGGAGLGKTQLVLEIIHNITEKQEAIAIFTGVGERIREGNELYYEFESRKMLDKVILVFGQMNESPGARFEVSQTGVTIAEHFLESGKDVLFFVDNIFRFVQAGSELSTLMGRTPSETGYQPTLLSEMSSFQERIRSTSQGSITAIEAVYVPSDDLSDQAVVCTFGYLDSIIVLSREKVQAGLYPAVDPLASSSFSLSPEVVGLRHYRIAMDVLKILNKYEELKRIVAVIGLEEISKEDRLTYERARKLLNFLTQPFFTSEMYTGKKGEYVPLEKTLDGCEKIASGELDKTPVDSFYMIGAV
- a CDS encoding undecaprenyl-diphosphate phosphatase, coding for MSFFESFILGLIQGIAEFLPISSSGHLAIGEAVFGMKDPEANLAFIVFLHLVSVLAILVALFDEIKDIIFGMRFKAVLWVIVGTIPAGVIGLLFNDKVDKLFDPAHLYLVGIALIINGFILLAGEISGWGEGASVDKVGFKNSLLIGIAQAIAIIPGISRSGSTVSGGLAFGLKKKDAVVYSFLLAIPVILGAAYLELKDFGKFKETFQPIPIITAGITCFITSIIAIKILMRVVQKSKLHYFSFYCFFAGAATIIWFVLK
- the pheS gene encoding phenylalanine--tRNA ligase subunit alpha — encoded protein: MSFQEVLESVKENALRELGAVKDSAALDSFNTKYLGRKGILRDLTGRIPQLSNEEKGQAGRLINEFKNLLTQKIAETEPSLKSVPQASGDLPDFTLPGEDKNIGRQHPVYRTLADICGIFSRMGFEIAYGPEIEDEYHNFTALNIPLNHPSRDAFDTFYLNVKTDDPSAKHGKWLLRSHTSPVQIRVMQNRKPPIKVLVPGKVFRPDKPSPKHFPMFHQVEGLMVGEGIAFTHLKGILDVFCKEAFGAATEMRFRPSFFPFTEPSAEVDITCIICSGKKVNEKNEPCPTCHGEGWIEILGSGMVHPNVLENVGYDSEKYTGFAFGMGVERIAMLKYHINDIRLFTENHIGFLSQF
- a CDS encoding phosphopantothenoylcysteine decarboxylase, with amino-acid sequence MKFLITAGPTREPIDAVRYISNFSSGKMGYALAKEAVKRGNKVILISGPVATETQSSQRKASVSLIKVETTEQMRKTVLKYIPKANCLIMAAAVSDYRPAHTLQGKMKKTQDKISLKLVRNPDILKEIGAKTRNKILVGFALETKNLLKYARAKAREKRLDYIVANPASVIGRDSSDAMVLDSQGRIIKQFRQASKATIARFIIRLAEKSSE
- a CDS encoding DNA translocase FtsK; its protein translation is MSKEENNKKSVGKQRLLGVFLFCFGLFLMLSLVTYSPHDYADVAYPVNKTVANKAGSIGAFLAYYAFLFFGIVAFVAAIFISFWGILRFAKREIPSFAIKIASLAIFIFSSCMLVALMTPESFTAWNLSVKMESFGGFIGQALSSTATAYFGYFGSYILALFLMVIAATLATDWIAYYVALWFYQAALKPLGVKLMAKIANRFKPKPVINFPAPTIGSGGGTAVITAAPEGADDKDDSAVATEDEEENNIEEEETNEDSEEAEGVTFGGELAPAATADVPAGPKPKKAPKAVQPISEFILPPIDLLEDAEALDTANDEKAIRDCILVIESTLSNFGVVARVTHVEKGPVVTSYEIELGPGISVHKIAGMADDFAIALKAPNVRIVAPIPGKSTVGIEVPNAFKGIVRVKELLLANPEASQKAALPLFIGKDASGAPLIKDLADMPHLLIAGTTGSGKSICVSSIILSLLMTKTPEQMKLLLIDPKMVELSAFKDIPHLISPVVTDMRRAPLVLKWIVRTMDERYELFLRTGVKKIESYNQLSEEKIREKLSEDGEAPVDVPIRLPYIVVFIDELADLMMAASDDVETAITRISQKSRAVGIHLVMATQRPSVDVITGLIKSNMPARIAFKVASKIDSRTILDRNGAEKLLGQGDMLMLQPSSTDLIRTQGTFVSEKESREVMNFLKKQREPIFDDELLELENKDAMEEIEADPLFEEAAKIVLETQRGSVSLIQRRLAIGYTRAARLVDMMARVGIVGAYKNSKAREVVMTLDEWTQRKNN